The Rhizobium leguminosarum DNA segment AAGGACGAAGCCGATCGTATCGAAGGGGCCGCTCGCCTTGCCCTTCACCTCGTCGATGTAGATCGACACGAAGATCATGCCGATGATGCCGATCGGCACATTGATGTAGAAGATCCAGCGCCAGTCGAGATAGGTGACGAAGAAGCCGCCAAGCGGCGGGCCGACGATCGGGCCGATCAGCGCCGGCACCAGCAGCCAGGACATGGCGCTGACCATATCCTTGCGGGCGACGCTGCGCATCAGCACGAGGCGCCCGACCGGCATCATCATCGCACCGCCTATGCCCTGCAGCAGCCGCGCCAGCACCAGGAACGACAGCGTCGGCGCCAGCGCACAGAAGATCGAGCCGATCACGAAGACGGATATCGCCGCGCGGAAGACGGTGCGGGAGCCGAAACGGTCGGCCATCCGGCCGCTGGCGGGAATGAATATCGCCAGGCTGAGGAGATAGGAGGTCAGCGCGATCGACATGGCCGGCGCGCTGACGCTGAAATCGCGCGCCATGGTCGGCAGCGCCGTCGCAAGCACGGTCGCGTCGATATTTTCCATCAGCATCGCACTCGCGACAATCATCGCGATCACCCGGAAATTGGGTGCGGCGCGCCGAACCATCGGCGCCTGGTAAATCTGATCCGACATCGTCCGGAATCACTCGCGGTGGCGCGGCGGAGCATTGAAGGCAGCAAGGCCGCGGGGATGAGATGGCGCAAAGCCAGGGGAGACGATTTGCTATACGCCTGCGATCATGGCGGCGCTATGTCGTTTATGGCAAAGCAGCTTTGACGAGAGGTAAAGGCAGATCACGATTACTTGCATCGGCCTGTTCTTCGTGAAGGGTTTTGGGGTCTTCAACCAAGCCGGCTTGCGTCGCACGCACCCCGGCCCTACCTATGAACTATGACCTCCACTCTGCAGAAAAACCGGGCCGGCGCGGCCTTTGCCTTCGACAACAGCTATGTCGGCTTGCCCGAGCGCTTCTTTGCGGTGCAGGCGCCGACTTCGGTGGCGGAGCCCTGGCTGATCAAGCTCAACGAACCGCTGGCCGCCGAGCTTGGGCTCGACGTCGAGGCGCTTCGCCGCGACGGTGCGGCGATCTTTTCCGGAAATCTTGTTCCCGATGGCGCCGAACCGCTGGCGATGGCCTATGCCGGCCATCAGTTCGGTGGCTTCTCGCCGCAGCTCGGCGACGGGCGGGCGATCCTGCTCGGCGAGGTGATCGACCGCAGCGGCAGGCGCTTCGATATCCAGCTGAAGGGTGCGGGACCAACACCTTTTTCGCGCCGCGGCGACGGGCGAGCGGCAATCGGGCCGGTGCTGCGCGAGTATATCATCAGCGAAGCGATGTTCGCGCTCGGCATTCCGGCCACGCGGGCGTTGGCGGCGGTGACCACAGGCGAGCCGGTCTACCGCGAAGAAGTGCTGCCGGGCGCAGTCTTCACCCGCGTCGCGGCAAGCCATATCCGCGTCGGCACCTTCCAGTATTTCGCGGCCAGGGGTGACACCGACGGCGTGCGGGCGCTGGCCGACTATGTGATCGACCGGCACTATCCCGCGTTGAAAGCGGCTGACAATCCCTACCTAGCGCTGTTTTCGGCGGTCTCGGAGCAGCAGGCGGCGCTGATTGCCCGTTGGCTGCATGTCGGTTTCATCCATGGCGTGATGAACACCGACAATATGACCGTATCCGGCGAGACGATCGATTTCGGCCCCTGCGCCTTCATGGATGCCTATGATCCCGCCACCGTCTTCTCGTCGATCGACCAGCACGGCCGTTATGCCTATGCCAACCAGCCCGGCATCGGCCAATGGAACCTCGCAAGGCTCGGCGAAACGCTGCTGCCGCTGATCGACGACGAGCCCGATGCCGCGGTCGACAAGGCGAATGCGGTGATCCGAGCCTATAGCGAACGGTTTCAGGCGCATTGGCTCGCCGGCATGCGAGAGAAAATCGGCCTTGCCGGCGAAGAGGACGGCGATCTCGAACTGGTGCAGGCGCTGCTGTCGCTGATGCAGGCGCAGGGCGCCGATTTCACCCTGACCTTCCGGCGGCTGTCGGATCTTGCCGGCGACGAGACTGCGGAGCCGGCCTTTGCGGCAAGCTTCCGGGAGCCGGAAGCCTGTGGACCCTGGCTTGCGCAGTGGCGCGAGAGACTGTCACGCGATCCGCAGACGGCGACTCAGCGCGCGGTCGCCATGCGCAGTGTCAATCCGGCCTTCATTCCGCGCAATCACCGGGTCGAACAGGCGATCGAGGCCGCGGTCGAGAACGGCGATTTCTCGCTGTTCGAGGCGCTGCTGAGCGTGCTTTCCAAACCCTATGAGGACCAGCCGGGTTTTGCCGCCTATCGGGAACCTCCGCAGCCGAACGAACGGGTGCTTGCAACCTTTTGCGGGACGTGAGCGTGGCTTTACCGTTTGGCTGCGACCGTCAGCCCGAGATCGACGTAGATTCGACCCGGCGACCCGCTTCAATGCAACCGTACCGTGACCCCAGCCTGCGGCAAATACGGCCGTTGAAAGGCATCTCCCTCGCGCTATCTGCCTGATCGGCGGGACTTTTCCGCCGCTCCTTCACCCCGGCTAACCTCGGCGGGAGACAGCCTTATGGCGATCGTCATCACCTCGATCTTCTTCATCATCATCGGGCTTACGCTTAGCGGCGGCGGGCTCTGCCTCGTCACGCTCGGCGGCAGCATGTTCTATCTGTTCGCCGGGCTGATGTTCCTGATCACCGCCGGGCTGCTTCTGATGCGCAAGGCGGTGGCGCTCTGGGTCTATGCGGTGCTCGTCGTCGCAGCACTCGCCTGGGCGATCTGGGAGGTAGGCTTCGACTGGTGGCAGCTCGGCCCGCGCGGCGGCATGATCATCCTGCTCGGGCTTTGGTTGCTGACGCCGTGGATCCGCCGGCCACTCGGCTTTCGCAGCCCGACGGGCATCACCTACGGCGCCAATCCCTGGCCGCTCGCCGTGCCCGTTCTTCTCGCTATCCTCGTCGCCGTTTATTCGATGACGACAGACCCGCACGATCTCGCCGGCGAACTGCCGAAGGATCAGGTCGCCGCCAGCCCCGCCTTCGGCGGCAGCGTCCCCGACGGCGAATGGCATCAGTACGGCCGCACGCCCTTCGGCCAGCGTTATTCGCCGCTCGATCAGATCACCGCAGAAAACGTCTCCACCCTCAAGGAGGCGTGGCGATACCAGACCGGCGACGTCAAACGGCCGGACGATGTCGGCGAGACGACCTACCAGGTGACGCCGCTCAAGGTGAAGGACACGCTCTATCTGTGCACGCCGCATAACTGGGCGATCGCGCTCGACGCCAAGACCGGCAAGGAGAAATGGAAATACGACGCCAATTCCGGGATGAACCCGGACCGCCAGCATCAGACCTGCCGCGGCGTCACCTATTATGCCGATCCCAATGTGGCCGCCGGCCAGCCCTGCGCCGAGCGCGTCTACCTGCCGACCTCCGATGCCCGGCTGATTGCGCTCGACGCGGCGGACGGCAAGGTCTGCCGCAGCTTTGCCGACCAGGGCGTGCTGCATCTGGAAACCGGCATGCGCTACAACCCGGCCGGCTATTATTATTCGACCTCGCCGCCGGTCGCGGTGGCGGGCAAGATCATCGTCGGCGGGGCGGTGAACGACAATTATTCGACTGAGGAACAATCCGGCGTCATCCGCGCCTTCGACATCAATACCGGCGCGCTGCTCTGGAACTGGGATTCCGGCAATCCGGACATGACGACGCCGATCACCGATGGGCAGACCTATACGACCAATTCGCCGAACAGCTGGTCGGTCTTCAGCGTCGACGAGGCGCTCGGCATGGTCTACATCCCGCTCGGCAACCAGGTGCCCGACCAGATCGGCATCAACCGCAGCGACAATGTCGAGAAATTCTCCTCCTCGATCGTCGCCCTCGACATCGCCACCGGCCAAATGCGCTGGGTGCGCCAGACGGTGCATCACGATCTCTGGGACATGGACGTGCCGGCCCAGCCGGCGCTGATCGATCTGACGAAGCCGGACGGCAGCGTGGTTCCGGCCCTGGTCGGCCCGACCAAGCAGGGCGATCTCTATGTGCTCGACCGGCGCAGCGGCGAGCCGATCATCCCGGCCAAGGAGATTCCGGCGCCTGATGGTGCGGTCTCCGGCGACCACACCTCGCCGACGCAGCCGATCTCCGATCTCACCTTCTCGCCCGACCCGCTGAAGGAAAAGGACATGTGGGGCGTGTCGCTGTTCGACCAGCTCGCCTGCCGCATCGATTTCCATCGTTACCGCTACGAGGGTCGCTATACGCCGCCATCGCTGAAGGGCACGATCGTCTACCCCGGCAATTTCGGCACCTTCAACTGGGGCTCGGTGGCGGTCGATCCGGAGCGGCAGATCATGTTCGGCATGCCGACCTATCTCGCCTTCACCTCGCGCCTGGTGCCGGCCGCCGACATTCCGCCGCGCGGCCAGGACGAAAAGGGCAGCGAACAGGGGCTCAACCGCAATGACGGCGCGCCCTACGGAGTCTTCATGGGCCCGTTCCTCGGGCTGCTCAAAATCCCCTGCCAGGCGCCGCCATGGGGCTATGTCGCCGGCGTCGATCTGCGCACCGGCAAGATCGCCTATATGCACAAGAACGGCACCGTGCACGACATGACGCCGCTACCCCTGCCCTTCAAGGTCGGCGTGCCGGGGATCGGCGGACCGATGCTGACCAAGGGCGGCGTCGCCTTCCTCGGAGCCGCGGTCGACAACTATCTGCGCGCCTATGACGTGACGACCGGACGAGAACTCTGGCAGGCCCGGCTTCCCGCCGGCGGCCAGGCGACGCCGATGACCTATACGACGGATGACAACAAACAATATGTCGTCATGGTCGCCGGCGGCCACGGCTCGGTCGGCACAAAGCCCGGCGACTATGTGATTGCTTATACGCTGCCGTGATGGGGAAGCGCGCAATCACCTTGTTTTCATATCGTTTCCGGGGAGGTGCTTCGCGCTTTTTCGGGAGGTTCGCCCGCAATTTCGCGGTTGGAATTGCTCATGGCAGCGGTCGCCTTTATCAGTGCGACGCCAACGCAGCGCTTGCGGCCATGGGTCCTCGGGTCAAGCCCCATAGGCGCTAACTTAGCTGTCGATGTGCGATGGCGCGTCGTCTTCGCGGTGGCTCGCGCAGCCGATGAAGCAGCTGGCCGATGGCGATCGGCCTGACGGTCGCGTGCAAGACGGCGATAGAGATGTTGGTAATGGCGATGGCAACAAGACGCCAGATCGGCAATGTGGATCGGTTCAAGCCGCCAGGGGGAGAGAGTCCGGCGCCTCGGGATCGAGGGCCGGCAGGTCGTCTTCGGCCAGCAGCGCGGCGAGCAAGGCGATGTTGATCCACAAGCGGGCCAGGTCAGCGTCCTTGGCGCGCAGGCTTTCCAAACCGATCAACGACTTCATGCGTTTGAAGGCCAGTTCGATCTGCCATCGCAGCCGATAGGTCGAGGCGAGCCGCTCCGGCGGCCAGTCGTCGGCTGCGAGCGAAGTCAGCAGCACCAGGTAGCCGGCCATCTCGATGCCGGCATCGCTAGGCTTGTATCGCGCCTTGGCCGCCAACCGGCGTGCCGCTCGCCTGGCTTTTGCGGCGGCCTCAGGCGGTAAAGGTAAGATCACCACCCGTGCCGCCACCTCGATCTTGGACTTGCCGTCCTGGATCCTCACGGACCGATCAAGCACACCCTTGTCGCCCGCTTCGCGGCAGAGCGCCAAGCGATCCAGCAGGTGGCCGTCGCCATCCAGCAAGCGCGGATAGCTGGAAGGGGCGCGGACCAGAAAATCAGCCCCAGCCTTGACCACTGTAGCCAGATCGGTCGCCTTGGCATGGGCACGGTCGGCGATCCGAAGCTCGCCGGCCTTGACGCCGCGCGACAGCCGTTCGGCTTCACGACGATCGGTGACTTCAACCGAACAGAGCTTCAGCCGTGAAAGGTCGAACACCGTATGCACCATCCAGTAGGCCCGCTTAGGCCCAGGCGGTGCAACGACCGTGGCGTCAACCGCCATCAGCCGCAGGTCACTACGCATACCGGCGAAGGCTTCGGGGCAGCGCTCGGCAAGCAACTCCGAAACCAGATAGCCCACCCAATCGGCGCTGGCCTTCAGACGCTTAAGCATAGCCACGTCGGACATCGACGCGAGCCCCCGCTGATCGGCCCAGGCCGCCAAGGTTCGAAGCGAAAAACCACCAAGCACATAGGCGAAACACAATCGCAGCAGGTCGGCCGCGCCGCCCACCTGCCGTTTGCGAAGCAGCGCCCCGGCCTCGCGTGCGCTCGCCTCCAGCTCTTCCGCCGAGCCTAGCCGTTCCACTAGGTCGTCCCAATCCACTGCTTGTAACGAATCGCTCATGACCAAGGTGAATCACCCGCGATCATCACCGTCAAGACTAAGTTAGCGCCTATGGGGTCAAGCCCGAGGACGACGGAGGGTGGGGGAGCCTATGCGGCAAGGACCGTAAGTCTTGGTGATCTTGTAGGAATCACGGCCCATTATTTTACGCGATCCCCACGCAAAGCCGCCCGCGCATTTTACTGGAATTCCTCCAAACGCCTCGCCTCTTGCCGATCGCGTCCCCCCACTCTCCGTCATATTCGGGCTTGACCCGAGTATCCATGCCGCACACGCCTCACTCGATTTGTTCGGCTGCGGCCGCCTTTGTCAGTTCAACAAAACGAAGTGCTCACCTCTCCCGATTCAGACCATCTCGACAATCATCCGCCCGACCTCGGCGAAGATCGGATTGAGATCCTTCGCCGACGCGGTCGCCTCGGCGATATAGACGGCGGCGACGATCGGGCCGCGGTTGGGGGGCCAGATGACGGCGATGTCGCCGAGGGAGCCGTTCGGGCCGGTGCCGGTCTTGTCGCCGACCTTCCAATCCTTAGGTAGGCCGGCCCTGAGCCGCTCGCCGCCGGTGGTGCTGGCCACCAGCCAGGCGATCAACCTGTCCGAGGAGGCTTCGGTGAGGATCGAGCCGAGCGTCAGGTTGCCGAGCGTGTCGAGCATCGCATCCGGTGTCGTCGTGTCGCGCGGATCGTCCTTCCTGCCCTCGTTCAGCGTCGGTTCGGTGCGGTCGAGACGCGTCGTGCCGTCGCCGATCGAGCGCAGCCAGTCGGTCAGCCCTGCCGGACCGCCAAAACTTTCGAGCAGCAGGTTGCCGGCGGTATTGTCGCTGACGGTCACCGCCGCCTCGCAGAGCTCGGCGATGGTCATGCCATCGGTGCCGGCGTGTTTTTCGCTGAGCGGCGAATAGTCGACCAGCTTGTCCCTGCCATAGGTCACCCGGCGGTCGAGGCTTTCCTCGCCCTTGTCGGCACGGGCGAGCACGAAGCCGGCGGCCAGCGCTTTGAAGGTGCTGCACATCGGAAAGGCTTCGCTGCCGCGATAGTTGAAGGAAATGCTCGTCTCGGTGTCGAGCACCGAGACGCCGAGACGGCCGCCGGTGCGTTTTTCCAGCGCGGCAAGGCGGCGCTCGATGTTGTCGTTGTCTTCCTCGCTCTTCTCTTGGGCTCTGACGGGAAGCGTTAGTGCAGGCAGGCACAATGCCGAGCCTATCAGCATACGGCGGGTAAGACTGAGATCCATGATTCCTCCGGCGGTAAGGAAGACAGAGCTAAAGGGCGATTGCGGCGGCATCTCGTCCCCGCGGCGACTATGTCGTCCGCCGAGCAATCTTGTTGTCCGCCGAGCGACTATGTCGTCCGCGCAGCAATTATGCCGCGCGTGTGACCTCGACCGTCACATGCGACAATTCCGTCAGCGCCGAAAGCCTGCCCTTGTAGAAGGCCGGCTCGCGCGGCTCAGAGGTGACGACCGCAACGATGGCCGCATGGTGGCCGGGGCCGACCTGCCAGACATGCAGATCGGTGATCCGGTCTTCCTCCGTCTCGATCGCCCCGCGAATCTCCGCCGGCAAAGTCTCGCCGTGCGGGACGACATCGAGAAGGACGCCACCCGAGGATTTCATCAGGCTCCAGGACCAATTGGCGATGACCAGGCCGCCGACAATGCCCATGATGGGGTCGAGCCAGAGCCAGCCGTAGAGGCTGCCGAGCGTCAGCGCCGCGATGGCGAGCACTGAGGTCATGGCATCGGCGATGACATGCAGATAGGCGGCGCGGATATTGTTGTCGCCCGGCTTTGCGTGATGGGCGTGGTCGCCATGGCCGTGATGGTGATGGTGATGGTGGGCATGGTTGCCGTGCGCGTGTGCATGATTGCCATGCGCGGTATGGCCGCCGCCGGAAAGCAGCCAGGCGCTGACGAGATTGACGGCAAGGCCGATCACCGCGACGGTGATCGCCTGGGCAAAGCCGATCGGCACCGGATTTGAAAGGCGCAGCAGGCTTTCCCAGGCCATCAGCAGGGCGATCAAAGCCAGGACGATGGCGCTGGCGAAACCGGCGAGATCGCCGAGCTTGCCGGTGCCGAAGGTGAAACGCGGATTGCGCGCCTGCCGGCGGGCAAAGAGATAGGCGAGCGCCGAAATCAGCAGAGCGCTGGCATGGGTCGACATGTGCCAGCCATCGGCGACCAGGGCCATGGAACCATAGACGGTGCCGGCGGCGATTTCCGCCACCATCATCACCGCCGTCAGCGCGATCACCAGCCAGATGCGCCG contains these protein-coding regions:
- a CDS encoding protein adenylyltransferase SelO; its protein translation is MTSTLQKNRAGAAFAFDNSYVGLPERFFAVQAPTSVAEPWLIKLNEPLAAELGLDVEALRRDGAAIFSGNLVPDGAEPLAMAYAGHQFGGFSPQLGDGRAILLGEVIDRSGRRFDIQLKGAGPTPFSRRGDGRAAIGPVLREYIISEAMFALGIPATRALAAVTTGEPVYREEVLPGAVFTRVAASHIRVGTFQYFAARGDTDGVRALADYVIDRHYPALKAADNPYLALFSAVSEQQAALIARWLHVGFIHGVMNTDNMTVSGETIDFGPCAFMDAYDPATVFSSIDQHGRYAYANQPGIGQWNLARLGETLLPLIDDEPDAAVDKANAVIRAYSERFQAHWLAGMREKIGLAGEEDGDLELVQALLSLMQAQGADFTLTFRRLSDLAGDETAEPAFAASFREPEACGPWLAQWRERLSRDPQTATQRAVAMRSVNPAFIPRNHRVEQAIEAAVENGDFSLFEALLSVLSKPYEDQPGFAAYREPPQPNERVLATFCGT
- a CDS encoding glucose/quinate/shikimate family membrane-bound PQQ-dependent dehydrogenase, whose protein sequence is MAIVITSIFFIIIGLTLSGGGLCLVTLGGSMFYLFAGLMFLITAGLLLMRKAVALWVYAVLVVAALAWAIWEVGFDWWQLGPRGGMIILLGLWLLTPWIRRPLGFRSPTGITYGANPWPLAVPVLLAILVAVYSMTTDPHDLAGELPKDQVAASPAFGGSVPDGEWHQYGRTPFGQRYSPLDQITAENVSTLKEAWRYQTGDVKRPDDVGETTYQVTPLKVKDTLYLCTPHNWAIALDAKTGKEKWKYDANSGMNPDRQHQTCRGVTYYADPNVAAGQPCAERVYLPTSDARLIALDAADGKVCRSFADQGVLHLETGMRYNPAGYYYSTSPPVAVAGKIIVGGAVNDNYSTEEQSGVIRAFDINTGALLWNWDSGNPDMTTPITDGQTYTTNSPNSWSVFSVDEALGMVYIPLGNQVPDQIGINRSDNVEKFSSSIVALDIATGQMRWVRQTVHHDLWDMDVPAQPALIDLTKPDGSVVPALVGPTKQGDLYVLDRRSGEPIIPAKEIPAPDGAVSGDHTSPTQPISDLTFSPDPLKEKDMWGVSLFDQLACRIDFHRYRYEGRYTPPSLKGTIVYPGNFGTFNWGSVAVDPERQIMFGMPTYLAFTSRLVPAADIPPRGQDEKGSEQGLNRNDGAPYGVFMGPFLGLLKIPCQAPPWGYVAGVDLRTGKIAYMHKNGTVHDMTPLPLPFKVGVPGIGGPMLTKGGVAFLGAAVDNYLRAYDVTTGRELWQARLPAGGQATPMTYTTDDNKQYVVMVAGGHGSVGTKPGDYVIAYTLP
- a CDS encoding transposase; this translates as MSDSLQAVDWDDLVERLGSAEELEASAREAGALLRKRQVGGAADLLRLCFAYVLGGFSLRTLAAWADQRGLASMSDVAMLKRLKASADWVGYLVSELLAERCPEAFAGMRSDLRLMAVDATVVAPPGPKRAYWMVHTVFDLSRLKLCSVEVTDRREAERLSRGVKAGELRIADRAHAKATDLATVVKAGADFLVRAPSSYPRLLDGDGHLLDRLALCREAGDKGVLDRSVRIQDGKSKIEVAARVVILPLPPEAAAKARRAARRLAAKARYKPSDAGIEMAGYLVLLTSLAADDWPPERLASTYRLRWQIELAFKRMKSLIGLESLRAKDADLARLWINIALLAALLAEDDLPALDPEAPDSLPLAA
- the bla gene encoding class A beta-lactamase, yielding MDLSLTRRMLIGSALCLPALTLPVRAQEKSEEDNDNIERRLAALEKRTGGRLGVSVLDTETSISFNYRGSEAFPMCSTFKALAAGFVLARADKGEESLDRRVTYGRDKLVDYSPLSEKHAGTDGMTIAELCEAAVTVSDNTAGNLLLESFGGPAGLTDWLRSIGDGTTRLDRTEPTLNEGRKDDPRDTTTPDAMLDTLGNLTLGSILTEASSDRLIAWLVASTTGGERLRAGLPKDWKVGDKTGTGPNGSLGDIAVIWPPNRGPIVAAVYIAEATASAKDLNPIFAEVGRMIVEMV
- the dmeF gene encoding CDF family Co(II)/Ni(II) efflux transporter DmeF produces the protein MSAGIGKAAMNTFEHDHVFLGADHQRNERRIWLVIALTAVMMVAEIAAGTVYGSMALVADGWHMSTHASALLISALAYLFARRQARNPRFTFGTGKLGDLAGFASAIVLALIALLMAWESLLRLSNPVPIGFAQAITVAVIGLAVNLVSAWLLSGGGHTAHGNHAHAHGNHAHHHHHHHGHGDHAHHAKPGDNNIRAAYLHVIADAMTSVLAIAALTLGSLYGWLWLDPIMGIVGGLVIANWSWSLMKSSGGVLLDVVPHGETLPAEIRGAIETEEDRITDLHVWQVGPGHHAAIVAVVTSEPREPAFYKGRLSALTELSHVTVEVTRAA